Part of the Cottoperca gobio chromosome 16, fCotGob3.1, whole genome shotgun sequence genome, TTTTGCAGCACTGTTTGAATCCCTTTTCTACACGATTAATGGTCTTTGCCTGACGAGACAGCAATTCATAGCCTAAACCTGGGAGGCAATTGACTTTATAGAGAGGGCGAAGCTTCTGGTCACGACACAGTGATTCAATGGTGTCAGCTGTGGGTCGTCCAGGAGGAAAGTTGATGTCAACTTTCTGCAAAGCAGAggctttcttctcctttcttctttctctgacaCTGTGAGGAGTCATCACTGTCCTGTAAAGTATGAGGCATGAGGtcagagaagagacacacacacgtacagtcagagacagagcggaccTCGCTCCACCactttgggggtccttggcttGAGAAaggttgaagacccctgatttaCAAGGAATTGTGTTTTGTAATGTCATGTTTTCTAAGATATATCTTTAAATCACTTTATTTCCTTTGTCTTAAAGGATAATCTTTGTTTACTCTATATTTGCCTTATATATGTTTAGCAATTGTTACTTAAAGAGAAGTTAATAGAGCATtggttggggactattttcagcggtggTTTGTTAAACATTTGGTGTTTTAGTGAGTATTTGCAGCACAGAGACAATGTATGTGAatttgactcaaaataaactaaagagTCAATGTTCattgtaatgaaggaacatttcagccagtgcaacagtgtggctcattgacaGGTTTATAATAGTTTTTTGGACAAAGAAATCTatacaaatgtttgtctttaaaaaaaagaaagaatatttgAAGACATATTCTTTAAGAATATACTAAAAGCTGAACCTGGTTTCTGATTTCATCGTATATATAAGAGCATAACTGCTAGGTGGGCCTAAGAGAAACGTAGAACCCATTTTATTACTCTTgaatttaattgattttaaatatCATAATAACTTTATGATGCTACTTAAGTAAGACATGATTTTAAATATCAACATTTCTTTGGTGCTTATTTTATCTATCTCCATGCATACCTCTGGCAAGTGTTGGGGTCAAAGTTGAAGTTGACGGTAGACATATATGGGTTGTCGGTAGACAGAAGCGGTGGCACCGGCAGCTCCTCTGTTGCATTGTAGTTTGGGTTTGGAGCGTCGTTTTGGAAGCAGTTTAGCCTGTCGCTGCCTCTCAGTCTGCAGCAGCTATAATGACGATCCTTGATCGATAAGTCCTCCTCACAGAAGGATTCAACTGACAGCTCCCACTGTAGTTGGCACAATGACACAGACAGTCAGGGTGTATGCATTCAATCCTTTAATACGGACATGAAGTCTGCATGCCTGAGGCTGTATGTTGAGTGAATGGGCCACCCACAATTATATAGAATATCTGTTAAGACACACTTAgccaaaactgaaaaacaaacatggtaGGAGGAAGGCGATAATATTAAGATAATGCTTTAATCACTGAAGAATTTTAGACGGGTTAGTTGCTTGCCTTCAGACAGATCCACTGATTCTCATGCCAAGGCTTGTCTGTTATGTCAGGCTGGGCTGCATTTAATAAGCTTATCAACTGTAAGCGCCCAAGGCCTtcaactttgtttaaaaaatgcaagTACCAGCAATGTGAAGAATGTTTCATGCCCTTTTTATGTTCAgggtaaaacaataacatgcaCAAATACTCAAGTATTTGACACTTGACCTGCTACAGCTTCAGGAATTAtgttaatatgaatataatgttACAAAAGTTGGCATTTAATAGGACGTCTATGAGAGCCTTCCTCCACATGAAGtacataacattaaatgtatcttggattttaactttaaattatAATAGTTTGAGATCAAATGTTGCTTCTTGAGAAAGTAGTCTAATGACAAGATGACAAAACAAAGTGGAATAAAACAAGAGAAGCAGAATTAGAGGAAGAAGATCCAGGATGTCatgtcaacattttatttatttatattgagtAAAGATTTGCTGAATCGGCTGAAGGAGATGTTGTGAAACCTTACCGCCTGTGTGGCGCAACACAGCATCACTTTGGCCTCCCACTCTTGATTCCCTTTGCAGCATGTCCCTAACCAGGACTCTCCATTATTGACAGCACTGGCTCTTCGCCTCTGCTGCCCAAAACCAGAGGCAGGAAAGTAAGACTTAGGGTAGCGGGGACGATGGTCTCCATGGAGACAGATGGCTTGGAGATTGTCGGAGGTCGGTTGGCCGAGGGGAAACTGAACAGGATAGTCTAGTATGGGAGGACGACTAAAGGAACGGGGCCGAACACCCAGTCGATCTTAGAGGAAAAGACGGGAAATGGACTGTCATTTACAGCAGTAGGTAGTACAGattctagatagatagatagatagatagatagatagatagatagatagatagatagatagatagatagatagatagatagatagagagatagatagtaGCTTACCTCTCTTACTCAGGATATCCAACATATAAGTACCCTTGGGATCTAAGAGCTCTGTTAAGTCCGACTCTTGCTGCATCATGAAGTGCGGTGGTTGTTGTATCTCTGAAAGACAAATGGATTTTTAAAACGatttacaaaacatatatattctaCAGTGTCTTCACATAGTAAggcaccagagagagagaaatacttgtgttttatatgtttttaaatgcttgAACCGGACTTACATCAACTATGCATACCATAAAGTCTTATCCTTACCAAAACCTAAATTTAAAGAAGAAATCTCTAGTGATCTAGTATGTCAGAAGATATTATGCAGCCATTTTCATAGGTTAAGTAGTGCTCCTGGTGACAGCAAACTTGCATAAAATCAGTGGAGTACTCCTTAAACTACAATCTCAAACCCTTAAAATGAGTCTCTTGAAGTAGAGAGAGTTGGCCAAATACCACTGTGAACCTCTGAGACTCTAATTGGTCCTTGCAGAGATACTGCACTAGTATGTGAACACACTACCTTGTATGATTTTGTCAATGTCAAAGGTGACCTCACGCTGCTCGATGGGCTCACCTGGAAAgttgtaaacacacaaaataaaaaggagagagagagagagagagagagagagagagagagagagagagagagagagagagagagagagagttatgcAATTTTTAACGCACAAATTCTACTTAGAAAAAGCCTGTGGTGAAAGaccctttacttaagtaatagtAGCAATAGTAGCATAATATATTGTTGCtgatttaatgttgtagctAGTTGTGGTGGAGctaatttgaagaaaaaaaatgtgcatactatttgtttatttaatctatTACAATGCATTATATTCAATTAACTCATGCAAAAAAAAGTAGAATAAGTAAAGCATTTGTCTCTGAAATGAAGTGAAGTAGAAGTcccataaaaaataatattcaagtTGCACttaggtaagtaagtaattggacttagttacattccaccactggagaCAGCGGCACAGACATGCACTGGGATataaaagtcattaaaagtCCTTATTGCTACAGGATTGATCTACATGCGAAATAAACGCACTTACAGCAACTCAGACGAACAAAAATGGAGTCAGCCAAGAAGCAAACACAACAATTTCTGAGGTGAGAACAACAACTAAAGGAAATGGGAAAATAACAGGACCAACCGTTGGATGCTGAGCTCAGTAAAACCAAGACAAAAGCGGTGGAGCAGACGAGAGCCCCAGAAGACCCCATTGCTCAGTTGATAGTGTCTGTCCTGGACTGtttgtcctgctgctgctgctgctgctgctgtctgtcctggCACAGTGAGCAGAGTAGAGGCCGCCCAGTAACAACTCGGCGGGGCAGCGCACAGACGGGCCCGTTAATTGGTCCAACAGAGGCTGAAGTGCTGTCCGTCTATGAGAGCGAATCCCCGCAACCGGGCAAACAGCTTGTTTGGTTGTTGTGTGGTTTCAGGGCGATGAGgcggagggaggaagagagggagggaaggaagttGTTTTAACATGACTCATAGGTGATGCGTTCAATTCCCGAATGCTGTTGTGTGGGAAATGATGAACTGAGCCTGAACGcgtaataattattattattaccaaaaAGATTACCAATGTTATTGTTTCCTatattattatcactattattaGGCTACTTCTATATtttttagaaatattataaatatatatatatttatttataagataGTTAAGAGTACTCTACAAACAGTAActattaagtacatttaatttatgtgtGAGCAATATCCAATCCGGGGGGGAAAAACAGATATAGATGACTATTAACTATTTAATTTTATTCTAAATGGTggaattctattttattttgcctTATTCATCAAAGTTAAAGGGATAACTGCAGCGATTTTGTACTGCACTTCCATAAGGTTGGTGGACTGTAAAGagttatattaaataataataataataatattttaatcaaagcagcagagccTGATATAACCTGCCAAGTATAGGTCAAGAAAAGACAGGATTCTACATTTACCATACCATAATACAAAAATGATGTCtgacaaaccccccccccccccccccccccatgtttgTAACACAAGCTTTATATCAAATATAATGGTAATCTTCCATCTCCAGCATGTTCGGTTTTTAAGACTTTAGACTTTATGTGTACAAGCAGTAAAGTGCTTCTTTAAATATTTGAgaacacacattattttaacagctgtaggatttcatttttttgtttgtttgtaaaacacacaaaaaagactCAACAGGATGAATATGGGATATGATTTAgcattttttacaaaataaaagtatgtatCAATGTCAAGATGGTATGTTTTGTTAATCTCCTTGTTATCtcacactgtgtttgtgtcctggGTTATCGTGGCCTCACAGATTCCAGTCTGAAGGACTAACTGTGACCTCTTCCTCCTACCATGTTTTCGTTAAAAAGCAACAACCGAATCAGACAAGAGAAGAACTCCCTGTGCAGCTAGACTGTCATTTAATGAGTTTCCACAGTTTGCCCTCTGTAGGCCACAGCTTAAATGGGGAGGATTATGCTCTGCTCACAGCTCTTTCCCATCATAAACAGTAGAAATCAGGATCAAAGTTTTCTGTTGGTGGTGGTAAGGAATGGGTGTCGGAAACTGTACAGAAGTGTTTGTCCCGGGAAGAAATTCCCCAGAGAGGCCAGAGAGCAAAAACAGACTCAGAGAGGGCTGCAATACACTCACTCACACTGGAAAGAGATCTGTGGTTTGAAAGTATTGAGACAATCAAATGCAACACATGTGTCTTCATTTCAGGCTGCAGAGAAATGATTTtatggtaaaaaagaaaacaaacaaacatgtttctggCTGTTTACCGTCACCTTCAGAAGTGAGGtctagtttatttatatagctcaatTACACTTTACTGGTCCATAACAGCAAAAGTATTTTAGCCCAGAAGAAACCACAGCAGAGGAAATTAAAATAGGGATTACTGACGAGTGCAATAGCAGCCACCAGTGAGAAAATGTCAATTAAGTTGTGCTGTGGTTTTCCTCTGTTCAACATACGAGAAagaacatcacaacaacaatTGTTTACCTGATGTCTTTCcaaaccaaactgaaatatGAAAGCAAAAATCCCTGCATTCAGAAAGTTCTAGAAAGTTTTAGAAAACAGTCAAACACAGGAGatacatttgacaaaacatCTTTGTGGCTTTTTGTAGGAAAAGTGTCATATTTACCACATCCAATTGACTCACTCTTTTAATTTGCTTCCTCTTAACTTGGTTAGCAACAGTTTTTGACAACCAAATAACTTTCCAGTGCTGAAGGGTCACGCGCAGTGACTAACATTTCCTTTGTGTTGATGCTTTTCTTATCGTACCATAAcaggattatttattttcttgcatgTCTCAATCTTACACTGTTTATATTACACCGtcaaaagacaaataaagttACCACATCTGCTTGACATCAGAGCCGCAGCAGTTTATTAGAAGATTTACATAGAAATATGTTCATTATAAACTCAGCCGTTCTGGGAACAGGGAAGACTATATCTTAATGCTGAAACCTCTCATCATTAACTCTTTACTCATGGCTTTATTTAAAGATATGTGAAGaaatataatcataataagAAAGTTAATCTGAGcgaaaaaaggaacatttgcacacagaggaagagactTCTATTGTATCtctcaacattttaattaaatgtctaCATGTAATGCAACATCTTTTCAAAGTTTGAAGAATACAAAAGCCTGTgaggatttattgaaacaaaaAGGATAACATTTCAGAGGTATTGCTGCTTTGTTCGACTTATGGTCTGTGACAACATGGACCCGAGGAGGAGAGACATTTctctacagacacacagatacaaagaGGCAGGTTGTCTCTTGTTTTCTGGGTGTGTCAAACACTGAATATGTAATCGTCACACAccaatattttatgttttgtaggGAATACTTGTTCTGCAATATAATAACctttaaatgtgaatgtgatATGGGAATAACTGGTTGCCACTCTGGACCATCAGAGATAATtggacaaaaataataattgaaagtCAGTGTTTTTGTACTCTAAAGATAGATTTTGGGTGTCAATCTCTGTGTCCGAATGcactgtagtacactgtagtagcACATCCTGAGAGAAAATGAATGCTGTACCCCACGGACAATGTGctgtcaaacaacaacaaaacgcATGTTTCCCTGTAataatcaaaatagttttaaacTATCAAAATATTGAAATTTATGTTTGACACAATCTACCAAAAAAGCTCTGCTAAATTCATGTAATACAGTACTAAACACGCTACAATTACTGTgctttctcatttattttcattattagaAAAATAGATTCTGGCAGGAAGTAATGAGGAGacttaaaataatgtgtgtgtgtgtgtgtgtgtgtgtgtgtgtgtgtgtgtgtgtgtgtgtgtgtgtgtctttgcatatTCTAATGAATCATATCAGTGAGTGGTCCCTGGCAGCAGCTCTGCCTCACAGGCGAACAGCTCCTTGTAGAGTGGAGGGAACAGAGAGTGAGCGGTGAGCGGATAGCGCTGACTGAACCAGCGC contains:
- the ecm1b gene encoding extracellular matrix protein 1; amino-acid sequence: MGSSGALVCSTAFVLVLLSSASNGEPIEQREVTFDIDKIIQEIQQPPHFMMQQESDLTELLDPKGTYMLDILSKRDRLGVRPRSFSRPPILDYPVQFPLGQPTSDNLQAICLHGDHRPRYPKSYFPASGFGQQRRRASAVNNGESWLGTCCKGNQEWEAKVMLCCATQAWELSVESFCEEDLSIKDRHYSCCRLRGSDRLNCFQNDAPNPNYNATEELPVPPLLSTDNPYMSTVNFNFDPNTCQRTVMTPHSVRERRKEKKASALQKVDINFPPGRPTADTIESLCRDQKLRPLYKVNCLPGLGYELLSRQAKTINRVEKGFKQCCKKKQDVLNCADQKWREELNKFCVNKNGEQVDFHCCLGDASDDRYNCFQYISPDPHYNMTSDTEELSLHRICDTHKIIKKKFPVGFHLKSFVNQCCPLSDQDKNICFVQKLEEMSAVCTSKKVAPPAVRRCCRMSSEELPQCISKIIMNAITKATTTLRQKKKKRCPLS